In a genomic window of Glycine max cultivar Williams 82 chromosome 13, Glycine_max_v4.0, whole genome shotgun sequence:
- the LOC102670225 gene encoding self-incompatibility protein S1, with the protein MFDFGFKSCYRRTYMGGLAKKITHHLVTLVLVIVLCTTIVEGTKHVSIKNRLGSGRNMTLHCQSKDNDLGKQNIAYGDEFGWDFSDNVAGTTLFFCDLGWENVEEFHFDAYSFARDRVRCGDAGCSWLVSIEGIYGLNGQTGYWEFMYQWPN; encoded by the coding sequence atgtttgattttggctTCAAATCCTGTTATAGAAGAACATATATGGGAGGTTTAGCTAAGAAGATAACTCATCATCTGGTGACCCTGGTGCTGGTAATAGTATTGTGCACCACTATTGTTGAAGGCACCAAACATGTAAGCATCAAGAACAGACTAGGATCTGGGAGGAACATGACCTTGCATTGCCAGTCCAAAGATAATGATCTGGGCAAACAAAACATAGCATACGGGGACGAATTTGGATGGGACTTCTCTGACAATGTTGCTGGAACCACACTGTTTTTCTGTGATTTGGGATGGGAAAATGTTGAGGAGTTCCATTTTGATGCGTATTCCTTTGCCAGGGACAGGGTACGATGTGGTGATGCTGGATGTTCATGGCTAGTATCGATTGAAGGCATTTATGGCTTAAATGGACAAACGGGGTACTGGGAATTCATGTACCAATGGCCAAATTGA
- the LOC100816495 gene encoding rhomboid-like protein: protein MEVRIGQRVSRGMLPLLALHTVSEYYRSDHKPPFTAALIAANTLIYLRPSFLDPLIPPIEQVWFNPHLILKNKDLKRFLLSPFYHIGEPHLVYNMLSLLWKGFQLETSMGSVDFASIVASLLVLSQGVTLMLSKSLLLFFDYERSYYSEYSVGFSGVLFAMKVVLNSQSENYTSVYGIIVPSRYAAWAELVLAQLLVPGVSFLGHLGGILAGLLYLKLRSTYSGSNPIKVLIRGIVDAVKWPFKFLRRRRGRITGRGTVGSNRAWRCQTCTYDNNNGSLRVCEMCGTIRVVNGVSSFQRSSRSDGLPLDELRRRRIDRFGGR, encoded by the exons ATGGAAGTGAGAATTGGGCAAAGGGTGTCTCGCGGAATGCTCCCTCTCCTCGCTCTCCACACCGTCAGCGAGTATTACCGCTCCGACCACAAACCTCCGTTCACCGCCGCCCTCATCGCCGCCAACACCCTCATCTACCTCCGCCCCTCCTTCCTCGATCCCCTCATTCCCCCCATTGAACAAGTCTGGTTCAACCCCCACCTCATCCTCAAG AACAAGGACTTGAAACGCTTCTTGTTGTCGCCGTTTTACCATATCGGAGAACCGCACCTGGTTTACAACATGCTATCCCTTCTCTGGAAGGGGTTTCAGTTGGAAACCTCAATGGGAAGCGTCGATTTCGCTTCCATAGTCGCTTCCTTGCTCGTTCTCTCCCAGGGCGTAACCCTaatgttatccaaatcactgCTTCTGTTCTTCGACTACGAGAGATCCTACTACAGCGAATACTCCGTCGGATTCTCCGGCGTCCTCTTCGCCATGAAAGTCGTTCTCAACTCCCAATCGGAGAACTACACCTCCGTCTACGGAATTATCGTTCCGTCCCGTTACGCTGCGTGGGCTGAATTGGTTCTCGCTCAGCTTCTCGTGCCGGGCGTGTCGTTTCTCGGCCATCTCGGTGGCATTCTGGCGGGGCTTCTTTATCTGAAGCTGAGGAGTACTTATTCGGGTTCTAACCCTATAAAAGTTCTCATCAGAGGGATTGTTGATGCTGTGAAGTGGCCTTTTAAGTTCTTGCGGCGGAGGCGGGGACGGATCACCGGAAGGGGAACAGTTGGAAGTAACAGGGCGTGGAGATGCCAGACGTGTACCTATGACAACAACAATGGTTCCCTGAGAGTGTGTGAGATGTGTGGGACGATTAGGGTTGTCAATGGAGTGTCCTCTTTTCAGAGGAGCTCCCGTTCTGATGGGCTTCCTTTGGATGAGTTGCGCCGCCGGAGAATCGACAGGTTTGGAGGCAGGTGA
- the LOC100796053 gene encoding cyprosin isoform X1 — MGFKHLLLVTSVCAWFVSLAVTTSSGDGVTRVSLKRRSLDINSLNSARIKGVVNHLKADGVYLKNYLDAQYFGEIGIGSPPQSFRVVFDTGSSNLWVPSAKCVLSIACYFHSKYRSKLSNTYTKIGTPCKIPYGHGHVPGFISQDNLRVGDIIIKDQQFAEITKEGPLAFLAMHFDGILGLGFQNKSVRQVTPVWYNMIEQGLVTQKIFSLWLNQDPVAKLGGEIVFGGIDWRHFKGEHTYVPLTQKDYWQIEVGDIQIANNPTGLCEGGCAAIIDSGTSLIAGPTKIVTQINHAIGAEGYVSYECKNIIHNYGDSIWEYIISGLKPEIICVDIGLCSRNRTFITNDVIETAVYNESWGESRTKESPLCTFCDMIVFWMQVQLKQKNTKEKILKYVDELCEKLPNPVGQTFIDCNDIANMPQITFTIGNKSFPLSPEQYMLRIEEGCNTVCYGGFVPLDVPAPQGPLCMVAGFLEIFSWGLITQCLIMAISVLDLLKLRSHNLVVLLLCQIVCRKKGRKK; from the exons ATGGGTTTCAAGCATTTGCTGCTTGTGACGTCTGTGTGTGCTTGGTTTGTATCCTTGGCTGTTACAACTTCTTCTGGTGATGGGGTAACGAGAGTTAGTCTAAAAAGGAGGAGTTTAGACATTAACAGTCTTAATTCTGCAAGGATCAAGGGGGTTGTTAATCATTTAAAAGCAGATGGAGTGTATCTGAAGAATTATCTTGATGCACAGTATTTTGGCGAAATTGGTATTGGGTCACCTCCACAAAGCTTCAGAGTTGTGTTTGACACTGGTAGCTCGAATCTGTGGGTCCCTTCCGCCAAATGCGTCTTGTCT ATTGCTTGCTATTTTCATTCCAAGTATAGATCGAAGCTATCTAACACCTATACGAAAATAG GAACACCTTGCAAGATCCCTTATGGCCATGGACACGTTCCTGGCTTCATCAGCCAAGATAATTTAAGAGTTGGGGATATCATCATCAAAGATCAA CAATTTGCTGAGATTACAAAGGAAGGACCGTTGGCGTTTTTAGCAATGCATTTTGATGGGATACTTGGACTTGGATTCCAAAATAAGTCAGTGAGACAAGTCACACCAGTGTG GTACAATATGATAGAACAAGGGCTCGTGACTCAAAAGATTTTCTCCCTTTGGCTAAACCAAGACCCAGTGGCAAAGCTAGGGGGTGAGATTGTCTTTGGTGGGATTGACTGGAGGCACTTTAAGGGTGAACACACTTATGTTCCACTTACTCAAAAGGATTATTGGCAG ATTGAGGTGGGAGATATTCAAATAGCAAACAATCCAACAG GGCTATGTGAGGGTGGTTGTGCTGCTATTATTGACTCAGGGACCTCTTTGATTGCCGGTCCAACA AAAATTGTGACTCAAATTAACCATGCCATTGGAGCAGAAGGATATGTGAGTTATGAATGTAAAAACATCATCCATAACTATGGTGATTCAATATGGGAATATATAATTTCTGGG TTAAAGCCTGAAATTATATGTGTTGACATTGGACTCTGCTCGCGTAATAGAACATTTATAACAAA TGATGTTATTGAAACAGCAGTGTATAATGAAAGTTGGGGCGAGTCACGAACAAAGGAGAGCCCCTTGTGTACTTTTTGTGACATGATTGTCTTTTGGATGCAAGTTCAGCTTAAGCAAAAGAAtacaaaggaaaaaatattaaaatatgtggATGAG CTGTGTGAGAAGCTTCCCAATCCTGTGGGACAAACATTTATAGACTGCAATGATATAGCAAACATGCCACAAATTACATTCACCATTGGAAACAAATCATTTCCCCTGTCTCCAGAACAG TATATGCTAAGAATTGAAGAAGGTTGCAACACTGTATGCTATGGTGGTTTTGTTCCTCTAGATGTGCCAGCTCCACAAGGTCCCCTCTG TATGGTTGCAGGGTTCTTGGAGATCTTTTCTTGGGGGCTTATCACACAGTGTTTGATTATGGCAATCTCCGTATTGGATTTGCTGAAGCTGCGTAGCCATAATTTGGTGGTGTTATTACTATGCCAAATTGTTTGtaggaaaaaaggaagaaagaaataa
- the LOC100796053 gene encoding cyprosin isoform X2 has protein sequence MGFKHLLLVTSVCAWFVSLAVTTSSGDGVTRVSLKRRSLDINSLNSARIKGVVNHLKADGVYLKNYLDAQYFGEIGIGSPPQSFRVVFDTGSSNLWVPSAKCVLSIACYFHSKYRSKLSNTYTKIGTPCKIPYGHGHVPGFISQDNLRVGDIIIKDQQFAEITKEGPLAFLAMHFDGILGLGFQNKSVRQVTPVWYNMIEQGLVTQKIFSLWLNQDPVAKLGGEIVFGGIDWRHFKGEHTYVPLTQKDYWQIEVGDIQIANNPTGLCEGGCAAIIDSGTSLIAGPTKIVTQINHAIGAEGYVSYECKNIIHNYGDSIWEYIISGLKPEIICVDIGLCSRNRTFITNDVIETAVYNESWGESRTKESPLCTFCDMIVFWMQVQLKQKNTKEKILKYVDELCEKLPNPVGQTFIDCNDIANMPQITFTIGNKSFPLSPEQYMLRIEEGCNTVCYGGFVPLDVPAPQGPLWVLGDLFLGAYHTVFDYGNLRIGFAEAA, from the exons ATGGGTTTCAAGCATTTGCTGCTTGTGACGTCTGTGTGTGCTTGGTTTGTATCCTTGGCTGTTACAACTTCTTCTGGTGATGGGGTAACGAGAGTTAGTCTAAAAAGGAGGAGTTTAGACATTAACAGTCTTAATTCTGCAAGGATCAAGGGGGTTGTTAATCATTTAAAAGCAGATGGAGTGTATCTGAAGAATTATCTTGATGCACAGTATTTTGGCGAAATTGGTATTGGGTCACCTCCACAAAGCTTCAGAGTTGTGTTTGACACTGGTAGCTCGAATCTGTGGGTCCCTTCCGCCAAATGCGTCTTGTCT ATTGCTTGCTATTTTCATTCCAAGTATAGATCGAAGCTATCTAACACCTATACGAAAATAG GAACACCTTGCAAGATCCCTTATGGCCATGGACACGTTCCTGGCTTCATCAGCCAAGATAATTTAAGAGTTGGGGATATCATCATCAAAGATCAA CAATTTGCTGAGATTACAAAGGAAGGACCGTTGGCGTTTTTAGCAATGCATTTTGATGGGATACTTGGACTTGGATTCCAAAATAAGTCAGTGAGACAAGTCACACCAGTGTG GTACAATATGATAGAACAAGGGCTCGTGACTCAAAAGATTTTCTCCCTTTGGCTAAACCAAGACCCAGTGGCAAAGCTAGGGGGTGAGATTGTCTTTGGTGGGATTGACTGGAGGCACTTTAAGGGTGAACACACTTATGTTCCACTTACTCAAAAGGATTATTGGCAG ATTGAGGTGGGAGATATTCAAATAGCAAACAATCCAACAG GGCTATGTGAGGGTGGTTGTGCTGCTATTATTGACTCAGGGACCTCTTTGATTGCCGGTCCAACA AAAATTGTGACTCAAATTAACCATGCCATTGGAGCAGAAGGATATGTGAGTTATGAATGTAAAAACATCATCCATAACTATGGTGATTCAATATGGGAATATATAATTTCTGGG TTAAAGCCTGAAATTATATGTGTTGACATTGGACTCTGCTCGCGTAATAGAACATTTATAACAAA TGATGTTATTGAAACAGCAGTGTATAATGAAAGTTGGGGCGAGTCACGAACAAAGGAGAGCCCCTTGTGTACTTTTTGTGACATGATTGTCTTTTGGATGCAAGTTCAGCTTAAGCAAAAGAAtacaaaggaaaaaatattaaaatatgtggATGAG CTGTGTGAGAAGCTTCCCAATCCTGTGGGACAAACATTTATAGACTGCAATGATATAGCAAACATGCCACAAATTACATTCACCATTGGAAACAAATCATTTCCCCTGTCTCCAGAACAG TATATGCTAAGAATTGAAGAAGGTTGCAACACTGTATGCTATGGTGGTTTTGTTCCTCTAGATGTGCCAGCTCCACAAGGTCCCCTCTG GGTTCTTGGAGATCTTTTCTTGGGGGCTTATCACACAGTGTTTGATTATGGCAATCTCCGTATTGGATTTGCTGAAGCTGCGTAG